One genomic window of Struthio camelus isolate bStrCam1 chromosome 1, bStrCam1.hap1, whole genome shotgun sequence includes the following:
- the JAM2 gene encoding junctional adhesion molecule B isoform X3 has product MINIGIQVADHKVTGIAIETDNKNVKAEEFKETILSCKHKFSKEMSLRIEWKKIQSRGVSFVYYNGQFTGDLKDRAEMLNTGIRIRNVTRKDSGTYRCEITAKSEHDQLLGEATITLTVLVAPTTPICEVPSSAMTGTVVELSCKETEGSPPSEYQWYKNGVALLEKAGTGGARAANITYTMNKKSGTLLFNTVTKNDTGEYFCEASNGIGLSQKCSVKRMQVDDLNVSGIIVAVVFVALVMALCGLGVFYAQKKGYFTKESSSQKKSNCQSTSEKDFKHTKSFVI; this is encoded by the exons ATGATTAATATTGGCATCCAAGTTGCAG ATCATAAAGTAACTGGAATTGCTATTGAAACGGATAACAAAAACGTAAAAGCAGAGGAGTTTAAAG AGACTATTCTTAGCTGCAAGCACAAATTTTCAAAAGAGATGAGTCTAAGAATAGAATGGAAGAAAATCCAGTCGCGAGGAGTCTCATTTGTATATTACAATGGTCAATTTACAG GTGATCTTAAAGACCGAGCAGAGATGCTGAATACAGGAATCCGTATTAGAAATGTGACCAGAAAGGATTCTGGGACCTACCGCTGTGAAATTACTGCGAAGAGTGAACATGACCAACTCTTGGGAGAGGCTACTATTACTCTCACAGTGTTGG ttgctCCGACCACTCCGATATGCGAGGTACCCAGCTCTGCAATGACTGGAACGGTAGTGGAACTGAGCTGTAAAGAAACTGAAGGATCTCCTCCATCTGAGTACCAGTGGTATAAAAATGGCGTCGCCTTGCTGGAAAAGGCAGGAACAGGCGGTGCTAGAGCAGCAAACATAACTTACACCATGAATAAAAAATCGGGCACGCTG CTATTTAACACAGTTACAAAGAACGACACTGGAGAGTATTTCTGTGAAGCCTCTAACGGGATTGGATTATCTCAGAAATGCTCAGTGAAGAGAATGCAAGTTG ATGACCTTAATGTAAGCGGTATAATTGTTGCCGTAGTATTTGTGGCTCTGGTAATGGCACTTTGTGGCCTTGGAGTATTTTATGCCCAAAAAAAGGGTTACTTTacaa aggaaagcTCTTCCCA AAAGAAGTCCAACTGTCAATCTACAAGTGAAAAG GATTTCAAGCACACCAAATCCTTTGTTATTTAG
- the JAM2 gene encoding junctional adhesion molecule B isoform X1: MGTLGMRLAFRRGFHNGKKQVTDHKVTGIAIETDNKNVKAEEFKETILSCKHKFSKEMSLRIEWKKIQSRGVSFVYYNGQFTGDLKDRAEMLNTGIRIRNVTRKDSGTYRCEITAKSEHDQLLGEATITLTVLVAPTTPICEVPSSAMTGTVVELSCKETEGSPPSEYQWYKNGVALLEKAGTGGARAANITYTMNKKSGTLLFNTVTKNDTGEYFCEASNGIGLSQKCSVKRMQVDDLNVSGIIVAVVFVALVMALCGLGVFYAQKKGYFTKESSSQKKSNCQSTSEKDFKHTKSFVI; encoded by the exons ATGGGAACTTTGGGGATGCGCCTTGCGTTTCGTCGCGGATTTCACAACGGAAAGAAGCAAGTGACAG ATCATAAAGTAACTGGAATTGCTATTGAAACGGATAACAAAAACGTAAAAGCAGAGGAGTTTAAAG AGACTATTCTTAGCTGCAAGCACAAATTTTCAAAAGAGATGAGTCTAAGAATAGAATGGAAGAAAATCCAGTCGCGAGGAGTCTCATTTGTATATTACAATGGTCAATTTACAG GTGATCTTAAAGACCGAGCAGAGATGCTGAATACAGGAATCCGTATTAGAAATGTGACCAGAAAGGATTCTGGGACCTACCGCTGTGAAATTACTGCGAAGAGTGAACATGACCAACTCTTGGGAGAGGCTACTATTACTCTCACAGTGTTGG ttgctCCGACCACTCCGATATGCGAGGTACCCAGCTCTGCAATGACTGGAACGGTAGTGGAACTGAGCTGTAAAGAAACTGAAGGATCTCCTCCATCTGAGTACCAGTGGTATAAAAATGGCGTCGCCTTGCTGGAAAAGGCAGGAACAGGCGGTGCTAGAGCAGCAAACATAACTTACACCATGAATAAAAAATCGGGCACGCTG CTATTTAACACAGTTACAAAGAACGACACTGGAGAGTATTTCTGTGAAGCCTCTAACGGGATTGGATTATCTCAGAAATGCTCAGTGAAGAGAATGCAAGTTG ATGACCTTAATGTAAGCGGTATAATTGTTGCCGTAGTATTTGTGGCTCTGGTAATGGCACTTTGTGGCCTTGGAGTATTTTATGCCCAAAAAAAGGGTTACTTTacaa aggaaagcTCTTCCCA AAAGAAGTCCAACTGTCAATCTACAAGTGAAAAG GATTTCAAGCACACCAAATCCTTTGTTATTTAG
- the JAM2 gene encoding junctional adhesion molecule B isoform X4, whose protein sequence is MSLRIEWKKIQSRGVSFVYYNGQFTGDLKDRAEMLNTGIRIRNVTRKDSGTYRCEITAKSEHDQLLGEATITLTVLVAPTTPICEVPSSAMTGTVVELSCKETEGSPPSEYQWYKNGVALLEKAGTGGARAANITYTMNKKSGTLLFNTVTKNDTGEYFCEASNGIGLSQKCSVKRMQVDDLNVSGIIVAVVFVALVMALCGLGVFYAQKKGYFTKESSSQKKSNCQSTSEKDFKHTKSFVI, encoded by the exons ATGAGTCTAAGAATAGAATGGAAGAAAATCCAGTCGCGAGGAGTCTCATTTGTATATTACAATGGTCAATTTACAG GTGATCTTAAAGACCGAGCAGAGATGCTGAATACAGGAATCCGTATTAGAAATGTGACCAGAAAGGATTCTGGGACCTACCGCTGTGAAATTACTGCGAAGAGTGAACATGACCAACTCTTGGGAGAGGCTACTATTACTCTCACAGTGTTGG ttgctCCGACCACTCCGATATGCGAGGTACCCAGCTCTGCAATGACTGGAACGGTAGTGGAACTGAGCTGTAAAGAAACTGAAGGATCTCCTCCATCTGAGTACCAGTGGTATAAAAATGGCGTCGCCTTGCTGGAAAAGGCAGGAACAGGCGGTGCTAGAGCAGCAAACATAACTTACACCATGAATAAAAAATCGGGCACGCTG CTATTTAACACAGTTACAAAGAACGACACTGGAGAGTATTTCTGTGAAGCCTCTAACGGGATTGGATTATCTCAGAAATGCTCAGTGAAGAGAATGCAAGTTG ATGACCTTAATGTAAGCGGTATAATTGTTGCCGTAGTATTTGTGGCTCTGGTAATGGCACTTTGTGGCCTTGGAGTATTTTATGCCCAAAAAAAGGGTTACTTTacaa aggaaagcTCTTCCCA AAAGAAGTCCAACTGTCAATCTACAAGTGAAAAG GATTTCAAGCACACCAAATCCTTTGTTATTTAG
- the ATP5PF gene encoding ATP synthase-coupling factor 6, mitochondrial, with product MILQQILRLSSIFRSAVSVHLHRNMGLSAIAFNKAKELDPVQKLFLDKIREYNTKSKQAGGPVDVGPEFQKEMNESLARLQRMYGEGDLTKFPEFKFEEPNFEETPK from the exons ATGATTCTGCAGCAGATACTGCGGCTTTCTTCCATTTTTCGCTCTGCTGTCTCCGTACACTTGCATAGGAACATGGGCCTCTCTGCTATTGCCTTTAATAAGGCTAAAGAGCTTGATCCAGTTCAGAAGCTCTTCTTGGACAAGATCAGAGAATACAACACAAAGAGcaa acaagcTGGGGGGCCTGTTGATGTAGGCCCtgagtttcagaaagaaatgaatgaatCACTTGCCAGACTACAACGGATGTATGGTGAAGGAGACCTAACGAAGTTTCCAGAATTTAAATTTGAGG AGCCCAACTTTGAAGAGACTCCAAAGTGA
- the JAM2 gene encoding junctional adhesion molecule B isoform X2, which produces MASRSLRLLLLSYLGVLCYHKVTGIAIETDNKNVKAEEFKETILSCKHKFSKEMSLRIEWKKIQSRGVSFVYYNGQFTGDLKDRAEMLNTGIRIRNVTRKDSGTYRCEITAKSEHDQLLGEATITLTVLVAPTTPICEVPSSAMTGTVVELSCKETEGSPPSEYQWYKNGVALLEKAGTGGARAANITYTMNKKSGTLLFNTVTKNDTGEYFCEASNGIGLSQKCSVKRMQVDDLNVSGIIVAVVFVALVMALCGLGVFYAQKKGYFTKESSSQKKSNCQSTSEKDFKHTKSFVI; this is translated from the exons ATGGCGAGCCGCAGCCTCCGCCTGCTCCTTCTCAGTTACTTGGGGGTCCTCTGCT ATCATAAAGTAACTGGAATTGCTATTGAAACGGATAACAAAAACGTAAAAGCAGAGGAGTTTAAAG AGACTATTCTTAGCTGCAAGCACAAATTTTCAAAAGAGATGAGTCTAAGAATAGAATGGAAGAAAATCCAGTCGCGAGGAGTCTCATTTGTATATTACAATGGTCAATTTACAG GTGATCTTAAAGACCGAGCAGAGATGCTGAATACAGGAATCCGTATTAGAAATGTGACCAGAAAGGATTCTGGGACCTACCGCTGTGAAATTACTGCGAAGAGTGAACATGACCAACTCTTGGGAGAGGCTACTATTACTCTCACAGTGTTGG ttgctCCGACCACTCCGATATGCGAGGTACCCAGCTCTGCAATGACTGGAACGGTAGTGGAACTGAGCTGTAAAGAAACTGAAGGATCTCCTCCATCTGAGTACCAGTGGTATAAAAATGGCGTCGCCTTGCTGGAAAAGGCAGGAACAGGCGGTGCTAGAGCAGCAAACATAACTTACACCATGAATAAAAAATCGGGCACGCTG CTATTTAACACAGTTACAAAGAACGACACTGGAGAGTATTTCTGTGAAGCCTCTAACGGGATTGGATTATCTCAGAAATGCTCAGTGAAGAGAATGCAAGTTG ATGACCTTAATGTAAGCGGTATAATTGTTGCCGTAGTATTTGTGGCTCTGGTAATGGCACTTTGTGGCCTTGGAGTATTTTATGCCCAAAAAAAGGGTTACTTTacaa aggaaagcTCTTCCCA AAAGAAGTCCAACTGTCAATCTACAAGTGAAAAG GATTTCAAGCACACCAAATCCTTTGTTATTTAG